A region from the Kineothrix sp. IPX-CK genome encodes:
- a CDS encoding ATP-binding protein, with product MAYTQKNYTYNDKLSTDENLLLDKLFKLRLSHMSEALEKQFLNPNTALEDFHTRISEIIHYEWDQRQNTKFNKLLKKASLKYPTADFDSGLYESDRMLDTHTIELLQKCEWIDEPKNLLITGSAGAGKTYIANALCITALQQLRTVKYIRANALLLESEKARQLGHAYDYTNQMAAYDLLVIDDFGLMELSMDKCRDLFEIIETRDCKKATMIVSQLPVIKWWDLFKDNTYADACLSRMTSKAYRLECNGRDMRK from the coding sequence ATGGCTTATACACAAAAAAACTATACATACAATGACAAGCTAAGCACTGATGAAAATCTGTTATTGGACAAACTATTTAAACTCCGCCTGTCCCACATGTCGGAGGCATTGGAGAAGCAGTTCCTTAACCCCAACACGGCACTCGAGGACTTTCATACCCGTATATCTGAGATTATTCACTATGAATGGGATCAGCGTCAGAACACAAAGTTCAACAAGCTACTTAAGAAAGCGTCCTTGAAATATCCGACTGCAGACTTTGATTCTGGTCTTTACGAATCAGATCGTATGCTGGATACTCACACCATTGAGTTACTACAAAAATGTGAATGGATTGACGAACCTAAAAATCTATTGATTACTGGTAGCGCTGGGGCAGGCAAAACTTATATCGCGAATGCACTATGCATTACCGCTTTACAACAGCTACGAACAGTAAAATATATCAGAGCCAATGCACTTCTTCTAGAAAGTGAAAAGGCACGTCAACTTGGTCATGCCTACGATTATACAAATCAGATGGCAGCTTATGACTTGCTGGTAATTGATGATTTCGGTCTTATGGAACTAAGCATGGATAAGTGCCGTGACCTCTTTGAAATCATTGAAACAAGAGATTGTAAAAAGGCAACAATGATTGTATCTCAGCTTCCCGTCATCAAGTGGTGGGACCTCTTCAAAGATAACACCTATGCGGATGCCTGCTTAAGCAGGATGACATCTAAGGCGTACCGCCTTGAGTGCAATGGAAGAGACATGAGAAAGTAA